Part of the Sulfurimonas denitrificans DSM 1251 genome is shown below.
AGTGTAAGCAGAGTTGGAGAAGCAACAAAAATAGATGAGTATGTTCCAACAACTATACCAACTAAAAGAGTAAATGCAAATGCATGAATAATTTCACCACCCCAAATAAAGAGAGTAAATACAACAAATAGCGTAGTTAAAGAAGTAAGTGTAGTTCTTGAGAGAGTGCTAGTAATAGACTCATTAATAATATCTCCAAACTCACCATCTCTTGTATTTGTTATACCCTCACGAATACGGTCAAATACAATGATTGTATCATTTAAAGAGTATCCCAAAATAGTAAGAAGTGCCGCCAGTACATCAAGATTCACCTCTAATCCTACAAGAGCGATTGCACCAAGAGCAATAGAGACGTCATGAACGAGAGCTAAAACTGAAGATAGTGCGAATCTCCACTCAAATCGAAATGCAACATAAATTAAAATCCCTGCAACAGCTAAGATTAAAGACATTAACCCCTTCTCTTTTAGCTCACTACCAACTTTTGGACCAACTATATCAACACGTCTTATCTCAAACTCTCCAGTTCCAACAAGTGCAGCTTTTGTAACGTCACCAACATCAACTACAACGTCACTGCTTGTTGTTCTCATACGAATTACAACTTCATCAGCAGAGCCAAATTCGGTAATAGAAGCACCCTCAAAAATCTGATTTGTACTTAATTTCTCTCGCATCATATCTATTGGTGCATCGCCTTTGTACTTAACCTGAACGATTGTTCCACCAGCAAAGTCAACGCCGTAATTAAGACCTTTGAGCGAGAGTATTGCAAGTGAACTTAAAACCATTATTATGGATAAAATCATTGCAATTTTCGATTTGCCCATAAA
Proteins encoded:
- the secF gene encoding protein translocase subunit SecF; its protein translation is MEFFRQTSAMNFMGKSKIAMILSIIMVLSSLAILSLKGLNYGVDFAGGTIVQVKYKGDAPIDMMREKLSTNQIFEGASITEFGSADEVVIRMRTTSSDVVVDVGDVTKAALVGTGEFEIRRVDIVGPKVGSELKEKGLMSLILAVAGILIYVAFRFEWRFALSSVLALVHDVSIALGAIALVGLEVNLDVLAALLTILGYSLNDTIIVFDRIREGITNTRDGEFGDIINESITSTLSRTTLTSLTTLFVVFTLFIWGGEIIHAFAFTLLVGIVVGTYSSIFVASPTLLTLGFDVKKYHVNLSAKAAREAEKERMRSQFESGVM